The following coding sequences lie in one Gadus morhua chromosome 20, gadMor3.0, whole genome shotgun sequence genomic window:
- the akap19 gene encoding small membrane A-kinase anchor protein: MGCVKSKRSESSEEKANSAEQSDGEAKGRSRGEKAYLVHSETGCDADPESPTARVNPVVLEYAQRLSEEIVSRAVQQWADIDSRYSDIPYIECDVP, encoded by the coding sequence ATGGGGTGTGTCAAATCCAAGCGGAGTGAATCGTCTGAGGAGAAGGCCAACTCTGCAGAGCAGTCCGACGGTGAGGCCAAGGGGAGGTCGCGGGGGGAGAAGGCCTACCTAGTGCACTctgagacgggctgcgacgcggACCCCGAGTCCCCCACGGCCAGGGTCAACCCGGTAGTGCTGGAGTACGCCCAGAGGCTGTCGGAGGAAATTGTGTCGCGGGCAGTGCAGCAGTGGGCCGACATAGATAGCCGCTACAGCGACATCCCCTACATCGAGTGTGACGTCCCGTGA
- the hibch gene encoding 3-hydroxyisobutyryl-CoA hydrolase, mitochondrial: MMPPIIYAYRFRSICRLQRLQAHMMSSASAPEVLLEKVGRAGVITLNRPKAMNALNLTMTRLLYPQLKEWETDEQTDIVIIKGAGGRAFCAGGDIIAVTEAGKSGDPLAQDFFREEYVLNNTIGMYKKPYIALIDGITMGGGVGLSVHGRFRVATEKTVFAMPETAIGLFPDVGGGYFLPRLQGKLGMFLALTGFRLKGRDVQRVGVASHFVESQKISALELDLVGLRSPSNEDVSKLLESYQTQSCLDAEKPFVLQPHLQDINRLFSAGSVEGILQNLNTDNSAFAKKQAETLARMSPTSLKITFRQLEQGAAMSLQDVLVMEYRLCQACMRGKDFYEGVRSVLIDKDHSPRWSPATLAEVSDHSVDQCFSPLGETDLRL; the protein is encoded by the exons ATGATGCCACCAATCATATACGCTTACAG ATTTAGGTCCATCTGTAGACTACAAAGATTACAAGCACACATG ATGTCGAGTGCTTCGgccccagaggttctgctggagAAGGTGGGCCGTGCGGGAGTGATCACTCTGAACCGACCCAAGGCCATGAATGCCCTCAACCTGACCATGACCCGCCTGCTCTACCCGCAGCTCAAG GAATGGGAGACAGATGAGCAGACGGACATTGTCATCATCAAAGGAGCCGGAGGACGGGCCTTCTGCGCCGGCGGAGACATCATAG CGGTCACGGAGGCAGGAAAGTCAGGAGACCCTCTAGCGCAGGATTTCTTCCGTGAGGAATATGTTCTGAACAACACTATAG GAATGTATAAGAAACCCTATATTGCTCTTATTGATGGGATAACCATGGGAGGG GGCGTTGGTCTGTCTGTGCACGGCCGGTTTCGGGTGGCTACAGAGAAGACAGTGTTCGCAATGCCAGAGACGGCCATCG GACTCTTCCCCGATGTGGGAGGGGGGTACTTCCTGCCCAGGCTCCAGGGGAAGCTCGGTATGTTCCTGGCCCTCACAGGCTTCCGTCTGAAGGGACGTGATGTGCAGCGCGTCGGCGTGGCCAGTCACTTTGTGGAGTCGCAAAAG ATCTCTGCCCTGGAGCTGGACTTGGTTGGTCTGAGATCTCCCTCTAATGAAGACGTGTCCAAGCTGCTGGAGTCCTACCAGACACAG AGCTGCCTGGATGCAGAGAAGCCATTTGTGCTGCAGCCTCACTTGCAAGACATAAACAG actGTTTAGTGCAGGCAGTGTGGAGGGCATCCTGCAGAACCTCAATACAGACAACTCTGCATTTGCCAAGAAGCAGGCTGAG ACCCTGGCCCGGATGTCCCCCACGTCCCTGAAGATCACCTTCAGGCAGCTGGAGCAGGGGGCTGCTATGAGCCTGCAGGACGTGCTGGTCATGGAGTACCGCTTATGCCAAGCCTGCATG AGGGGCAAGGACTTCTACGAAGGTGTACGATCAG TGCTGATCGACAAGGACCACAGCCCCCGGTGGAGCCCGGCGACGCTCGCTGAGGTGTCGGACCACAGCGTGGACCAGTGCTTCTCCCCCCTGGGAGAGACGGACCTCCGCCTCtga